In Phyllopteryx taeniolatus isolate TA_2022b chromosome 13, UOR_Ptae_1.2, whole genome shotgun sequence, the following are encoded in one genomic region:
- the LOC133487963 gene encoding uncharacterized protein LOC133487963 encodes MQRVASGRASGLKPCQTNMSVHPKNSIPDRSWPGLTTSATGAVNLQGAVGNSATVGRSQRRRRRRRGGKRVLRQKEKRKTQSLELNVGTLNVGTMTGKSRELVDMMIRRKVDILCVQETRWKGSKARSLGAGFKLFYHGVDGKRNGVGVILKEELAKNVLEVKRVSDRVMRLKFEIEGVMCNVISGYAPQVGCDLEVKEKFWKELDDVVQSIPDRERVVIGADCNGHVGEGNKGDEEVMGKYGIQERNLEGQMVVDFATRMQMAVVNTFFQKRHEHRVTYKSGGRSTQVDYILCRRCNLKEVTNCKVVVGESVARQHRMVVCKMTLVVGRKIRKTKAEKRTMWWKLRQDECCAAFREEVIQALGGWEELPEDWTTAAKVIREAGRRVLGVSSGRKGEKETWWWNLTVQEIIQGKRLAKKKWDNERTKERRKEYIEMRHRAKVEVAKAKQEAYDDMYGRLDTKEGEKDLYRLARQRDRDGKDVQQVRVIKDRDGNMLTGASSVLGRWKEYFEELMNEENDREGRVEEASVVDQEVAMISKGEVRKALKRMKNGKAVGPDDIPVEVWKHLGEVAVEFLTSLFNRILVREKMPEEWRKSVLVPIFKNKGDVQSCGNYRGIKLMSHTMKLWERVVEARLRTEVSICEQQYGFMPRKSTTDALFALRMLMEKYREGQKELHCVFVDLEKAYDRVPREELWYCMRKSGVAEKYVRIIQDMYEGSRTAVRCAVGVTEEFKVDVGLHQGSALSPFLFAVVMDRLTDEVRLESPWTMMFADDIVICSESREQLEEQLERWRHALERRGMKISRSKTEYMCMNERGGGGRMRLQGEEMAKVEDFKYLGSTVQSNGECGQEVKKRVQAGWNGWRKVSGVLCDRRVSARMKGKVYKTVVRPAMMYGLETVALKRKQEAELEVAEMKMLRFALGVTRLDKIRNELIRGTAKVRCFGDKVRESRLQWFGHVQRRKSEYIGRRMMGMELPGKRARGRPKRRLMDVVREDMMAVGVREEDAGDRLSWKRMTRCGDH; translated from the coding sequence atgcagagggttgcgtcaggaagggcatccggcttaaaaccttgccaaacaaatatgagcgttcatccaaagaattccataccggatcggtcgtggcccgggttaacaacgtccgccaccggcgccgtcaacctgcagggcgctgttggaaattcagctactgtgggtcgaagtcaaagaagaagaagaagaagaagaggtggaaagcgggttcttcggcagaaagagaagaggaaaacacagagcctagaactgaatgtggggactttgaatgttgggactatgacaggaaaatcccgggagttggttgacatgatgattaggagaaaggttgatatattgtgtgtccaggagaccaggtggaaaggcagtaaggctagaagtttaggggcagggtttaaattattttaccatggtgtagatgggaagagaaatggagtcggggttattttaaaagaagagttggctaagaatgtcttggaggtgaaaagagtatcagatcgagtgatgaggctgaaatttgaaattgagggtgttatgtgtaatgtgattagtggctatgccccacaggtaggatgtgacctagaggtgaaagagaaattctggaaggagctagatgatgtagttcagagcatcccagacagagagagagtcgtaattggtgcagattgtaatggacatgttggtgaaggtaataagggtgatgaagaagtgatgggtaagtacggtatccaggaaaggaacttggagggacagatggtggtagactttgcaacaaggatgcaaatggctgtagtgaacacttttttccagaagaggcacgaacatagggtgacctacaagagcggaggtagaagcacacaggtggattacatcttgtgcagacgatgtaatctgaaggaggttaccaactgtaaggtagtggtaggggagagtgtggctagacagcataggatggtggtgtgtaagatgactctggtggtggggaggaaaattaggaagacaaaggcagagaagagaaccatgtggtggaagctgagacaggacgagtgttgtgcagcttttcgggaagaggtgatacaggctctcggtggatgggaagagcttccagaagactggaccactgcagccaaggtgatcagagaagcaggcaggagagtacttggtgtatcttctggcaggaaaggagagaaggagacttggtggtggaacctcacagtacaggaaatcatacaaggaaaacggttagctaagaagaagtgggacaatgagaggaccaaggagaggcgaaaggaatacattgagatgcgacacagggcaaaggtagaggtggcaaaggcaaaacaagaggcatatgatgacatgtatggcaggttggacactaaagaaggagaaaaggatctatacaggctggccagacagagggatagagatgggaaggatgtgcagcaggttagggtgattaaggatagagatggaaatatgttgactggtgccagcagtgtgctaggtagatggaaagaatacttcgaggagttgatgaatgaggaaaatgatagagaagggagagtagaagaggcaagtgtggtggaccaggaagtggcaatgattagtaagggggaagttagaaaggcattaaagagaatgaaaaatggaaaggcagttggtcctgatgacattcctgtggaggtatggaagcatctaggagaggtggctgtggagtttttgaccagcttgttcaatagaattctagtgcgtgagaagatgcctgaggaatggaggaaaagtgtactggtgcccatttttaagaacaaaggtgatgtgcagagctgtggcaactatagaggaataaagttgatgagccacacaatgaagttatgggaaagagtagtggaggctagactcaggacagaagtgagtatttgcgagcaacagtatggtttcatgcctagaaagagtaccacagatgcattatttgccttgaggatgttgatggaaaagtacagagaaggtcagaaggagctacattgtgtctttgtagatctagagaaagcctatgacagagtacccagagaggaactgtggtactgcatgcggaagtctggagtggcagagaagtatgttagaataatacaggacatgtacgagggcagcagaacagcagtgaggtgtgctgtcggtgtgacagaagaatttaaggtggacgtgggactgcatcagggatcagccctgagccccttcctttttgcagtggtgatggataggctgacagatgaggttagactggaatccccgtggaccatgatgtttgcagatgacattgtgatctgcagtgaaagcagggagcagctggaggaacagttagaaagatggaggcatgcactggaaagaagaggaatgaagattagccgaagtaaaacagaatatatgtgcatgaatgagaggggtggtgggggaagaatgaggctacagggagaagagatggcaaaggtagaggactttaaatacttggggtcaaccgtccagagcaatggtgagtgtggtcaggaagtgaagaaacgggtccaagcaggttggaacgggtggaggaaggtgtcaggtgtgttatgtgacagaagagtctctgctaggatgaagggcaaagtttataaaacagtggtgaggccagccatgatgtatggattagagacagtggcactgaagagaaaacaggaagcagagctggaggtggcggaaatgaagatgttgaggttcgctctcggagtgaccaggttggataaaattagaaatgagctcatcagagggacagccaaggttcgatgttttggagacaaagttagagagagcagacttcaatggtttggacacgtccagaggagaaagagtgagtatattggtagaaggatgatggggatggagctgccaggcaagagagctagaggaagaccaaagagaaggttgatggatgtcgtgagggaagacatgatggcagttggtgttcgagaggaggatgcaggagataggctctcatggaaaaggatgacgcgctgtggcgaccactaa